Genomic window (Takifugu rubripes chromosome 1, fTakRub1.2, whole genome shotgun sequence):
tgtgtgtgatgctgagATACGCACAGGAAGCCCCTGGTATGTGACCCTGAGTAGAGAGGATGCAGGTGCTAGACcgactgtttttaaaaaaaaaaaatgttatttcaaCTCCTTTTCAAttagttttaaaataattttatcaATTTACTCCATTTCATTGGAATTCCTCAGCCTACACTTCGGTTGACTGACCTCGTGTGTGTTCCTCAGGAGATGGCAGTGCGGGCACTGAAGCAGACGGGCAGCCGGAACATTGAAGCAGCCCTGGAGTACATCAGTAAAATGGGCTACCTTGATCCTCGCAACGAGCTCATCGTCCGCGTCATCAAGCAGACGTCACCAGGTGACCTTAAAAAATCATGCGTGGCAATGATGTACTACAGTATATGCGGGGGTtaaaaaaatgacttttaaaCCAGTAGATGGTCGAAACTCttgatttttgcttttattcccCCACCCTGCACagaatatataaaatatattgaGTTTGTTTTGGTCTTCTCAGGAAAAGCTGGCATTCCAAACTCGATGGACCACCGACCTTCCCTAGAAGCCTCAGGTGAAGCAGGGGCCATGCCTCCATACCACCAGATGGGGGCTCCTATGTATGAGGGGCCAGCGGGATACACCCCCGATGGTGAGATCTCCCGACCTTACATGAGCTCTGCCCCTGTGATGAACTACATGATGCCACCGACAAGTTCAGCACAAGGACCGGCCATGGGAAACCCCATGGGTCGACCCCCGACTCTAGGCACCTATCCAGCGGTGATGGGCAGCCAGGGCAACCCGGCCAATACCATGTACCCTCCAGGAGCCCAGCAGAAGAATTATCCAGGTAGCATGGAGCAGCATGGGCCCATGATGAGCTACAACGTTCCTGGgcagcctctgcagctccaaccTCAGCCTCCTGGGGGCCCTGTCCCAGGCCCACATTATGACTACAGCCATGCCAGGCCACACATGATGGATCCTGCAGGCTATGGAGTGAAGCGGACCGCCTCCTTTCAGAACAAGATGGCACCGCCTCCCATGGCACCCCCAGACAACTACGTTAACATGCAAGGGAAAGGTGCCATGGGTCAGAATGTtccagggggaggaggagctggagggggtggagggtaTCCTGCCAACCGGTACCTGCCCCCACATTCCCACCCACGCCAGGCCAGCCCCACCTCCCACCAGGTTCACCTGATGTCCCGATCCCCGGGAGGGGTAGCAGCCATGGGCCCTGACTTCTCTGACATACCCCAAGGCTTGATGACGCCGTCCAGGGCCAGTCTTAACCTGGACATTTATGAACACCACTGGGCTGGACCTCCGGGCCCTGAAGGGGCCCCGCCAGGTAGGCAACCCCAACCACAAGGCCCATTCAGGGGTGAAGTTCGTGTCCCGAGCCGAACCAACTCCTTCAACAGCCGTTCTGCTGGGCCCAATGGCGTCCGACCAACTCTGACTGCACCCCCGACAGCTGGGAAACAAGATCCTTCTCTGGGCCCACCTAACACGATCACCGCTGTGACGTCCCCCCCAATCCAGCAGCCAGTCAAGAGCATCCGTGTAATGAGGCCAGAGCCCAAGACGGCTGTGGGACCATGTCACCCTGGCTGGATGGCCGCTCAGACCCAGGATGCCGGCGAGCCTCTGGCGTATATGGCAGAGGAACCGTACCCCATTGAGCCGGCTCAGGAGCCACGCTGCCCACCACCCCCTTATCCCAAAAACCTGCTCATGCCCGGCCCAACTGCAGAACCGGGGGGCTTGGAAGCAGCCGGAGCCATGTGTGGAGCTCAGGACATCGGCAACGCCGCCGTCAGAAGTACACACGGCAGCGGCAGTGGAGGGAGcgggaaggtggaggagagccATCAGGTGAAAGAGAAGACGAAGATGTGCAAGACGGACAAAACCGATAAAACTGTAAAAGACAAGAAGCAAATCCAGACGTCACCCGTCCCGGTCAGAAAGAATGGGCGCGACGAGGAGAAGAGGGAGTCGCGCATCAAGACTTACTCGCCTTTTGCCTTCAAGTTCTACATGGAGCAGCACATCGAGAACGTGATGAAGACCTACAACCAGAAACTGAACCGCAGGCTTCAGCTGGAGCAAGAGATGTCCAAGGTAAGATCGTCCGTCTCCATCTCACAAACACGACATCACTGATCACGTGATCGAGGCACACCAGAGAATGTAATGTTGGAAATAAAGACACAATATTCTCCTGTTGAATAGTATTTCCAAGCAGACTGTACAATAGGAAGCGGTTCCcctgttaaaaatgtaaaggTCACGAGTAATAAGCAAACACTCAGCTAATAATGGACTAAACTATTCAAGAGGTGATTGATCGGAACCAGTAAAGCCAGACATCGTGATTCAACGAATCTGCCCGCAGGACAAGACCTTTTCCCCGGCATAGAAAGTCTGTAAATTTACACTCACGTTTCCATGAGCTCTTCCATAAATTTGGACTTTGCCTTTTTAAAGTGATAGAGGAGCTAAACGGATAGCAGCGACCCCAGACAGGAATGGAATTAGCTCATAGGTCAGCATGCCGCAGGATTACTCACGCTaatgagaaataaaatagaTCGTTTATGGTGTGTTGAAAGGGTCCCAGGAGGTTTCCTGTTGAGCGACAGTGTTCACTAAATCCCTGTTTTTGCCGCCCAGGCCGGCCTTTCGGAAGCGGAACAAGAACAGATGAGGAAGATGCTGAACCAGAAAGAGTCCAATTATAACAGGCTGCGCCGTGCCAAAATGGACAAGTCTATGTTTGTGAAAATCAAGACGTTGGGCATAGGAGCCTTTGGGGAAGTGTGCCTCACACGTAAGGTGGACACCTGTGCGCTTTATGCCATGAAAACACTGCGGAAGAAAGACGTCCTCAACCGCAATCAGGCGAGTTCTCTCCTATAGGACTCATAGCATCTATAGATTTTCCTACTCTTGTTTCTTTACACATCGTGACATGAGTAAATGTACAACAATACTTGTGGGTGTTGGTACAGGTGGCCCACGTGAAAGCAGAACGCGACATCCTGGCTGAGGCAGACAACGAGTGGGTGGTGCGTCTCTACTACTCTTTCCAGGATCGAGAGAGCCTCTACTTTGTCATGGACTACATACCCGGGGGAGATATGATGAGCCTGCTCATCCGAATGGGGGTCTTCCCTGAGATCCTGGCGTGTTTCTACGTGGCGGAGCTGACGCTGGCCATCGAGAGCGTCCACAAGATGGGCTTTATCCACCGCGACATCAAGCCCGACAACATCCTCATTGATCTGGACGGACACATAAAGCTGACGGACTTTGGCCTATGTACGGGATTCCGCTGGACGCACAACTCCAAGTATTACCAGAAAGGTGAGGTGTTTCTAGTAATTCATGACTCTTTGGTCGTCTCGTCTGGTATTTATTGAATTTACCACCTTTTCCGTTCCTCTTATGTCTCCAGGGAGCCACGTGaggcaggacagcatggagcCCAGCGACTTTTGGGACGACGTTTCC
Coding sequences:
- the lats2 gene encoding serine/threonine-protein kinase LATS2 — translated: MRPKTFPAAPYVGNTRQRLQEIKEGLKQPAKLVSQALHGGSSRAEGSRGADCKSGKDAASRQQQLRPPQKFNNYQNALREIRRSLMPFANESGPSSGSGHPAGAGEVNRQMLQELVNAGCDQEMAVRALKQTGSRNIEAALEYISKMGYLDPRNELIVRVIKQTSPGKAGIPNSMDHRPSLEASGEAGAMPPYHQMGAPMYEGPAGYTPDGEISRPYMSSAPVMNYMMPPTSSAQGPAMGNPMGRPPTLGTYPAVMGSQGNPANTMYPPGAQQKNYPGSMEQHGPMMSYNVPGQPLQLQPQPPGGPVPGPHYDYSHARPHMMDPAGYGVKRTASFQNKMAPPPMAPPDNYVNMQGKGAMGQNVPGGGGAGGGGGYPANRYLPPHSHPRQASPTSHQVHLMSRSPGGVAAMGPDFSDIPQGLMTPSRASLNLDIYEHHWAGPPGPEGAPPGRQPQPQGPFRGEVRVPSRTNSFNSRSAGPNGVRPTLTAPPTAGKQDPSLGPPNTITAVTSPPIQQPVKSIRVMRPEPKTAVGPCHPGWMAAQTQDAGEPLAYMAEEPYPIEPAQEPRCPPPPYPKNLLMPGPTAEPGGLEAAGAMCGAQDIGNAAVRSTHGSGSGGSGKVEESHQVKEKTKMCKTDKTDKTVKDKKQIQTSPVPVRKNGRDEEKRESRIKTYSPFAFKFYMEQHIENVMKTYNQKLNRRLQLEQEMSKAGLSEAEQEQMRKMLNQKESNYNRLRRAKMDKSMFVKIKTLGIGAFGEVCLTRKVDTCALYAMKTLRKKDVLNRNQVAHVKAERDILAEADNEWVVRLYYSFQDRESLYFVMDYIPGGDMMSLLIRMGVFPEILACFYVAELTLAIESVHKMGFIHRDIKPDNILIDLDGHIKLTDFGLCTGFRWTHNSKYYQKGSHVRQDSMEPSDFWDDVSNCRCGDRLMTLEQRANRQHQRCLAHSLVGTPNYIAPEVLLRKGYTQLCDWWSVGVILFEMLVGQPPFLAPTPTETQIKVINWESTLQVPAQVKLSPEAIDIIGRLCCSAEDRLGANGAGEIKAHPFFSQTDFSSNLRQQPAPYRPKIAHPMDTSNFDPVEEEGGPGAWSDSGDSTRTLDMLCSPQGKHPEHAFYEFTFRRFFDDNGCPFRYPKPPEACEASPHMTGAGCLGPEEEDEQEEQDTEDEEEDGEQGEGCEPVYV